A region of Paenibacillus sp. JNUCC-31 DNA encodes the following proteins:
- the cyoE gene encoding heme o synthase, whose product MLKDMIALTKPGLLRLNVFAVAVGFWVASKWDISWISLLMVLIGSTLVIASACVINNYWDRELDQKMERTKKRIDYINHLKPKFVLGYGLGLGVAGVAMLYFLVNPLSAWMALLGWFAYIVIYTMWLKRSSTWSTSLGGIAGAMPPVIGYCAVTNQIDVGAWLLFALLFLWQPPHFWSLGIRKVEEYRAAGFPLLPVVKGVKRTKFQMIPYVFLLLPAVFLLYYYNYVGLVFLLVSGIGSLIWFVHTLSGLKTQDDEKWAKVNFLISVNYLMVVFIVMVANTTWS is encoded by the coding sequence ATGCTTAAAGACATGATTGCATTAACGAAACCAGGACTTTTGCGGCTAAATGTTTTTGCGGTGGCGGTAGGGTTCTGGGTCGCTTCAAAATGGGATATCTCATGGATATCCCTCCTCATGGTGTTAATTGGATCAACTCTGGTCATCGCATCAGCTTGTGTGATTAACAACTACTGGGATCGTGAATTGGACCAGAAGATGGAGCGTACCAAAAAACGGATTGATTACATCAACCATCTCAAGCCCAAGTTTGTACTCGGATATGGCCTTGGTCTTGGTGTAGCCGGGGTGGCGATGCTGTACTTCCTGGTTAATCCACTGTCCGCATGGATGGCATTGCTCGGGTGGTTCGCTTATATCGTGATTTACACGATGTGGCTCAAACGCAGTTCAACCTGGAGCACTTCACTTGGCGGAATTGCTGGTGCAATGCCACCTGTAATCGGTTATTGCGCAGTTACTAATCAGATTGACGTGGGTGCCTGGTTGCTCTTTGCGCTGTTATTTCTATGGCAGCCGCCTCACTTCTGGTCTCTCGGGATTCGTAAAGTGGAGGAATATCGTGCAGCAGGTTTCCCCCTTTTACCCGTAGTCAAGGGCGTCAAACGTACCAAGTTTCAGATGATTCCTTACGTTTTTCTGTTGCTTCCTGCTGTATTTCTACTGTATTACTATAACTACGTTGGGCTTGTATTCCTGCTTGTTTCCGGTATTGGAAGCCTCATCTGGTTTGTACACACCCTAAGCGGACTCAAAACACAGGATGACGAAAAATGGGCAAAGGTTAACTTTTTGATCTCTGTCAATTATCTGATGGTTGTATTTATAGTGATGGTAGCGAATACGACCTGGTCATGA
- a CDS encoding MFS transporter: MNIKWLVRSQSIVTLASGMIYPYYLLFLKNLGNSFSKYGLAFAVFTISSAAASQWLAPRMDRQAKQWLIVSAVGMAAAMIAFPWVISYIWVLLLQIIMGICNAMQRMSERVLLADYTVAGQRGPAVGNYHFWTSAASGFAVIVGGVLIDWLTIDVLFYLSAILYMWGALAVWRLRSKPEEQSMAKG, from the coding sequence ATGAATATCAAGTGGCTTGTTCGATCTCAAAGTATTGTTACCCTCGCTTCGGGTATGATTTATCCCTATTATCTGTTGTTTCTCAAAAATCTGGGCAACAGCTTCTCCAAATACGGGCTTGCCTTTGCCGTATTTACGATTAGCTCGGCAGCTGCTTCGCAATGGCTCGCTCCCCGGATGGATCGACAAGCCAAACAGTGGCTCATCGTAAGTGCAGTGGGGATGGCTGCGGCCATGATTGCATTTCCATGGGTCATATCCTACATCTGGGTCCTTCTGCTGCAAATCATTATGGGGATATGTAATGCGATGCAACGGATGAGTGAACGGGTGCTGCTCGCCGATTATACGGTAGCCGGACAACGGGGCCCAGCTGTCGGCAATTATCATTTTTGGACATCTGCCGCTTCCGGATTTGCCGTCATTGTAGGCGGTGTGTTGATCGATTGGCTGACGATTGATGTTTTATTCTATCTGAGTGCCATACTGTACATGTGGGGGGCTCTGGCTGTGTGGCGATTACGAAGCAAGCCTGAGGAGCAATCAATGGCTAAAGGATAG
- a CDS encoding tetratricopeptide repeat protein, with amino-acid sequence MGDLKQAILWRQEGKVQEAIELLQKLALQEPENAQVWYQLAWAHDSLGLEREAVPHYEKSLSLALSDEDRAGAILGLGSTYRTLGQYEQAKSWFEKGLSEFPENREFEVFLAMVLYNLGEHEEAMKRLLLQLADTSNDKGITDYSRAIRFYADQLDRIWE; translated from the coding sequence ATGGGTGATTTGAAGCAGGCTATTCTCTGGCGACAAGAGGGGAAGGTGCAGGAGGCGATCGAGCTGTTGCAGAAACTGGCCTTGCAAGAACCGGAGAATGCACAGGTATGGTATCAGCTGGCTTGGGCGCATGATTCACTTGGATTGGAGCGGGAAGCAGTACCGCATTATGAGAAGTCCTTAAGTCTAGCGCTATCTGATGAGGACAGGGCGGGTGCCATCCTTGGACTAGGCAGCACGTACCGGACTTTGGGACAATACGAGCAGGCGAAGTCCTGGTTTGAAAAGGGGTTAAGTGAATTCCCGGAGAACCGGGAATTTGAAGTTTTTCTAGCCATGGTGCTCTACAATCTGGGCGAGCACGAGGAGGCAATGAAACGGCTGCTGCTGCAATTGGCAGATACATCAAATGATAAGGGAATAACCGATTACAGCAGAGCCATCCGATTCTACGCAGATCAGCTGGACCGGATATGGGAGTAA
- a CDS encoding S-layer homology domain-containing protein translates to MNNRITKRTRRKLWNVVLCGVLAIGSISIGQSTAQAASTQQVFQDTTTSYAKDAIAHLVKVGIAAGTSENRFEPKKAVTRAQFATFAVRLLGLKPVKNNINPYNDVSMSAWYYGNVAAMTNLSILEGKSQGVFQPNASITREEVAALLVRMLKQSSKSTNLLSSTYGDAAQISDWARPYVQTVYQLGLMRGSNGMFRPHDQVTREEAAVMLDAILQKKTWSGQLKSEDQLGIQLGWQYNASTAEFKKQIEQSEANTLVPRWFFLNSSMKVTDLTDTSLLSWAAATDRQVWPLLGNRSNPDLTHQMLASSANRAAVISQVTSFVKTYQLDGINVDFENVLPADREGMTAFITSLTTALHALGAVVSVDVSPDLGTDWTDAFDYAQLGAISDYMVLMGYEEHWNGDPQAGSVASLPWVEKALDTMLSEVVRAKTILALPLYTRDWSSVNPAASSWDITLAEQGTRARASGSVRRWDTSLVQYVIGYNSNGTPRYIWAEDSRSLSAKVMMSGERNIAGLAYWYMGGETADVWNAISNASRFESYIF, encoded by the coding sequence GTGAATAATAGAATAACGAAACGTACCCGTCGCAAGCTATGGAATGTTGTTTTGTGCGGTGTACTGGCAATAGGATCAATCTCGATCGGTCAATCCACTGCTCAAGCAGCATCGACTCAGCAGGTGTTCCAGGATACAACCACCAGTTATGCCAAGGATGCCATTGCACATCTGGTTAAGGTGGGAATTGCTGCCGGCACCTCCGAGAATAGGTTTGAACCCAAAAAGGCGGTCACTCGTGCTCAATTTGCAACATTTGCTGTGAGACTGCTAGGGTTGAAGCCTGTTAAAAACAACATTAACCCCTATAACGATGTCAGCATGAGCGCATGGTATTACGGCAACGTTGCAGCCATGACCAATCTTTCCATTCTGGAAGGGAAGAGTCAGGGCGTGTTCCAGCCGAATGCCTCCATCACTCGGGAAGAAGTGGCAGCACTGTTGGTGAGAATGTTGAAACAATCCTCCAAATCAACGAATCTCCTGTCATCCACGTATGGCGATGCAGCTCAGATATCGGACTGGGCGCGTCCTTATGTGCAGACTGTATATCAACTTGGGCTGATGCGCGGCAGTAACGGCATGTTTCGTCCACATGACCAGGTGACCAGAGAAGAGGCAGCAGTGATGCTGGATGCCATATTACAAAAGAAAACCTGGTCAGGTCAGCTGAAAAGCGAGGATCAGCTCGGTATTCAGCTTGGATGGCAATATAACGCCTCCACTGCTGAGTTCAAGAAACAGATCGAACAGTCGGAAGCAAACACACTGGTTCCCCGCTGGTTTTTCCTGAACAGCAGTATGAAAGTCACGGATCTCACGGACACGTCCCTGTTATCCTGGGCAGCTGCTACAGACAGACAGGTATGGCCGCTGCTTGGCAATCGTTCAAACCCGGATCTTACTCACCAGATGTTAGCTAGTTCAGCTAACCGGGCAGCTGTGATCTCGCAGGTCACATCTTTTGTGAAAACATATCAACTGGATGGCATTAACGTGGATTTCGAGAACGTACTGCCAGCTGATCGTGAAGGAATGACCGCATTTATCACCTCACTGACAACGGCTCTGCATGCCCTGGGGGCCGTTGTATCCGTGGATGTATCCCCCGATCTGGGGACAGACTGGACCGATGCATTTGATTATGCCCAATTGGGTGCCATATCGGATTACATGGTACTGATGGGGTATGAGGAACATTGGAACGGCGATCCGCAAGCAGGATCTGTGGCCTCTCTTCCTTGGGTTGAAAAGGCTCTGGATACGATGCTCTCTGAGGTGGTGCGTGCCAAAACGATTTTGGCTCTGCCTTTGTATACACGTGATTGGTCATCTGTGAATCCGGCAGCCAGTTCATGGGACATTACCCTGGCAGAACAGGGAACACGTGCACGAGCTTCAGGTTCTGTAAGACGGTGGGATACATCTCTGGTCCAATATGTCATTGGATACAACAGTAACGGTACGCCAAGATATATATGGGCAGAGGACAGTCGTTCCTTATCCGCAAAAGTAATGATGAGCGGAGAGCGTAACATTGCTGGGTTGGCCTACTGGTATATGGGCGGCGAGACGGCAGATGTATGGAATGCCATTTCGAACGCATCACGATTTGAATCATACATTTTCTGA
- a CDS encoding FAD-binding oxidoreductase translates to MWTYERTNSDDQNPYLITDYSRLHPVKVERVVKGHEEQQLVELLQDARKRNMTVSIAGQRHSQGGHTYYKDGIVIDMTSYNKVFEVNTADKKVRVQAGATWADVQRAINPYGLSIKNMQSQNIFTVGGSISVNAHGRELHQGSLIQSVDSFRLLTANGQVRHVSRTENAELFPLVLGGYGLFGLILDVTLTLTDDEVYRLTTEQVQARDYPSYFQKNVLGDPMNRMHLARISVQPGEGYFREMYALNYALDPDASLEDYNHLDERERGVLPSKLLFNLNREFEWGRSWFWPLQLRYFESQDGKRLSRNNAMASASAFMEYHQPGENDLLQEYFIPVNAFPAFVQEMGEIVSQEQLDLLNITVRYVKHDEEAVLSYATQDMFGLVCLFHASLSETEQGKFKNSMQQLMDAVLRYNGTYYLPYAGYATSEQFEQAYPRMNEFFAAKEKFDPNHLFMNYFMEEYGGNHP, encoded by the coding sequence GTGTGGACATATGAGAGAACCAATAGCGATGATCAGAATCCATATCTGATTACCGACTACAGTCGACTTCACCCGGTTAAGGTTGAACGTGTTGTGAAGGGTCATGAAGAGCAGCAGCTCGTTGAACTGCTTCAGGATGCCCGAAAGCGTAATATGACGGTATCCATTGCCGGACAACGTCATAGTCAGGGAGGCCACACCTACTATAAGGATGGCATAGTTATTGATATGACCTCCTATAACAAAGTGTTTGAAGTCAATACCGCTGACAAAAAGGTGCGTGTGCAGGCTGGTGCGACCTGGGCTGACGTACAGCGAGCCATTAATCCATATGGATTGTCCATCAAAAATATGCAGTCCCAGAATATTTTTACGGTAGGCGGGTCCATCAGTGTAAATGCCCATGGTCGGGAGCTTCATCAGGGTTCCTTGATTCAAAGTGTGGATTCTTTTCGTCTCTTGACAGCAAATGGTCAGGTTCGGCACGTGAGCCGCACCGAGAATGCCGAACTTTTCCCGCTTGTGCTTGGAGGTTATGGACTTTTTGGCCTGATTCTGGACGTTACCTTGACATTAACGGATGATGAAGTCTACCGTCTTACGACGGAGCAGGTGCAGGCTAGGGACTACCCATCTTATTTTCAAAAGAATGTCCTTGGAGACCCGATGAACCGAATGCATCTGGCCCGAATTTCAGTTCAGCCCGGTGAAGGCTACTTTCGTGAGATGTACGCACTGAATTATGCGCTTGATCCAGATGCTTCACTAGAGGATTATAATCATCTGGATGAACGCGAAAGGGGCGTACTTCCCAGCAAACTCTTGTTCAACCTGAACCGTGAATTCGAATGGGGCCGGTCGTGGTTTTGGCCTCTGCAACTGCGGTACTTCGAGTCGCAGGATGGCAAGAGGCTTAGCCGCAACAATGCCATGGCTTCAGCGTCGGCTTTCATGGAGTATCATCAGCCGGGCGAAAATGATCTGTTGCAAGAATATTTTATTCCGGTGAATGCCTTCCCGGCATTTGTTCAGGAGATGGGAGAGATTGTTTCCCAGGAGCAATTGGATCTGCTTAACATTACAGTCAGGTATGTGAAACATGATGAAGAGGCTGTGCTTTCATATGCAACGCAAGATATGTTCGGTCTTGTCTGTTTATTTCACGCTTCATTGTCCGAGACAGAACAAGGAAAGTTCAAGAACAGCATGCAGCAATTAATGGATGCCGTCCTTCGATATAATGGAACATATTACCTGCCCTATGCAGGTTATGCGACTTCAGAGCAATTTGAACAGGCCTATCCTCGAATGAATGAGTTTTTTGCAGCTAAAGAAAAGTTTGACCCCAATCATCTCTTTATGAACTATTTTATGGAGGAATATGGAGGAAATCATCCATGA
- a CDS encoding LysR family transcriptional regulator, with translation MSLVKYEILNAVVEYGSLTKAAEAQNITQSAVSHAIASLETECGFSLLNRGRSGVRLTAEGERILGFTREILRWTERMNQEISLIRGAEIGTVRIGTFASVSTQWLPGILKQFRLHHPGIEIKLWEGDYAEIEGWLAGGAIDLGFLSLGDASPFETIPLQKDRMMCILPLEHPLATENSVSFDVLLEQPFILPKWGGDNEIERLIRQHAAKLNVVYEVAEDQAIMAMVRNGLGISLLPEMVLQNHINNLALVPLTGDPYRTIGIACPSLTNLSPASRRFIEAVQKWLLLSL, from the coding sequence ATGTCATTGGTCAAATACGAAATTTTGAATGCCGTAGTGGAATACGGCAGCCTTACGAAAGCAGCGGAAGCACAGAATATTACCCAATCGGCGGTCAGTCATGCCATCGCCAGTCTGGAGACCGAGTGCGGTTTTTCGCTGCTGAATCGCGGTCGCTCCGGTGTACGACTTACTGCCGAAGGGGAACGCATTCTGGGCTTTACTCGTGAAATTCTGCGCTGGACGGAACGGATGAACCAGGAGATTTCGTTGATTCGCGGCGCCGAGATTGGAACCGTGCGCATCGGCACATTCGCCAGTGTATCCACACAGTGGCTGCCTGGCATCCTGAAGCAATTTCGCCTGCATCATCCCGGAATCGAAATTAAGCTTTGGGAGGGGGACTATGCCGAAATTGAAGGTTGGCTGGCCGGAGGCGCCATCGATCTCGGCTTTCTGTCCCTGGGGGATGCTTCGCCTTTTGAGACGATTCCATTGCAAAAAGACAGGATGATGTGCATCCTGCCTTTGGAACATCCACTTGCTACGGAGAATTCTGTCTCATTTGATGTATTGCTGGAACAGCCCTTTATTCTGCCCAAATGGGGCGGTGACAACGAAATTGAACGATTGATTCGACAGCATGCAGCCAAGCTGAATGTGGTCTATGAAGTTGCAGAGGACCAAGCCATTATGGCGATGGTTCGAAACGGTCTTGGTATTAGCCTTTTACCTGAAATGGTTCTGCAAAACCATATAAACAATCTCGCTCTCGTCCCCCTCACTGGAGATCCTTATCGTACCATTGGCATTGCCTGCCCGTCTCTCACCAATCTGTCCCCTGCTTCGCGTCGTTTCATTGAAGCGGTACAGAAATGGCTGCTTCTCTCGCTCTAA
- a CDS encoding DUF3243 domain-containing protein, whose protein sequence is MNEQNHVIHKDGQVATDKVDNAIEKIAPEKREHILQNFDAFKGYLGKRIAMGESIGLGEEQMAKIAEKVADYLAAREEPRNREEKLLQELWNVGKEEERHMLAHMLVRLAQGSTPNH, encoded by the coding sequence ATGAATGAACAAAATCATGTCATCCATAAAGATGGCCAAGTTGCTACCGACAAGGTAGATAATGCGATCGAAAAGATTGCACCGGAGAAAAGAGAACATATTTTACAGAACTTTGATGCATTCAAAGGATACTTGGGCAAACGAATTGCAATGGGTGAATCCATTGGACTGGGCGAGGAACAAATGGCCAAAATTGCCGAGAAGGTAGCTGATTATTTGGCAGCCCGGGAAGAGCCGCGTAACCGTGAAGAGAAGTTGCTGCAGGAATTGTGGAATGTTGGTAAAGAGGAAGAACGTCATATGCTGGCTCATATGCTTGTGCGTCTGGCACAAGGTTCAACCCCGAATCACTGA
- a CDS encoding substrate-binding domain-containing protein, whose translation MGKRVTMQQIADAAGVSKFAVSRALTGKPGVSEHTREMIVRTAGQLGYFKAEPKRYLVETPAEQELKSERQGTILILFPNIRSQNRSSLYWGPIFDGISARLNEKGMDILTLTEPSSDRMFSVLNPEAISGIITVGSISTSVLLEIYRLHIPLVMVDHEDPAIHGDTVFTDNMKCMKELVLMLVGKGYRRLQFAGELPDAASFRERWLGYRSVLEEMQLQSSQQADLLGPDLNHIRESIIAMKMEDIPEVMVCANDHMAVVAIGALQRRGIAVPERCAVTGFDNTRSEEPILATVHINKENLGIRAVDQLLWRMEHPDRPFERKLIYSELIIRDEYNAILQ comes from the coding sequence ATGGGCAAAAGAGTAACCATGCAGCAAATTGCCGATGCTGCGGGGGTATCCAAATTCGCAGTCTCTCGTGCGTTGACAGGCAAACCCGGTGTCAGTGAACATACCCGGGAGATGATTGTGAGGACGGCAGGACAGCTCGGATATTTCAAAGCTGAACCGAAGCGTTATCTCGTGGAAACTCCTGCAGAACAGGAGTTGAAGTCAGAGCGACAGGGGACGATTTTGATTTTGTTTCCCAATATCCGTTCACAGAATCGCTCCTCTCTATACTGGGGCCCCATCTTTGACGGAATATCTGCACGTTTGAATGAGAAGGGCATGGACATCCTGACCTTAACCGAGCCTTCTTCGGATCGCATGTTTTCAGTTCTTAATCCTGAAGCCATCAGCGGGATTATTACCGTTGGTTCCATCTCCACATCCGTACTGCTCGAAATCTACCGACTTCACATTCCGCTTGTGATGGTTGATCATGAAGACCCGGCAATCCATGGAGATACGGTGTTTACAGACAACATGAAATGCATGAAGGAACTGGTGCTGATGCTTGTTGGAAAGGGCTACAGGCGGCTACAGTTTGCCGGAGAACTTCCTGATGCAGCCAGTTTCAGAGAGCGATGGCTCGGCTATCGTTCGGTACTGGAAGAGATGCAGCTGCAGTCCTCGCAGCAAGCAGATTTGTTGGGACCCGATCTGAACCACATTCGGGAATCTATTATCGCCATGAAGATGGAAGACATCCCAGAAGTGATGGTATGTGCCAATGATCACATGGCTGTGGTTGCGATTGGTGCACTTCAAAGAAGAGGCATTGCAGTCCCTGAACGATGTGCAGTAACCGGGTTCGATAATACGCGTTCAGAAGAACCTATTCTCGCTACAGTTCATATTAACAAGGAAAATCTGGGAATACGGGCAGTGGACCAGTTATTGTGGCGCATGGAACATCCGGACAGGCCTTTTGAAAGAAAGCTGATCTATTCGGAATTAATCATCCGTGATGAGTACAATGCAATCTTACAATGA
- a CDS encoding NAD(P)/FAD-dependent oxidoreductase: MREYDCIIVGGGLAGLQAAIQMGRYTVHRVLVVDAGEGRSTLCRTYHNILGFPDGVSGEELRSKGRMQAERTGVSFEKDYIIKAGRRGEQIQLFGSSGSEYMAKTVLLATGLTDRMPAIPGLRPTLGRTVYVCPDCDGYEIQNQRTILLGAGEAGANMAMVLIQRTNELLYINHEQSPISAELHRSMKEAGVRYLEAAVQEVQQMEDGHITGVLTEDGQIYESERGFIAFGGNRVHYELAEQLGAVIADNNHVKADPRSMQAAPNVWIAGDLGLHAEQATVAMGEGSIAAIWIHKALQQMKKENQSETNIDAHGEQTRLSL, from the coding sequence ATGCGAGAGTATGATTGCATTATCGTAGGAGGAGGACTCGCAGGACTTCAGGCAGCCATTCAGATGGGGCGTTACACGGTCCATCGGGTGCTGGTAGTGGATGCAGGGGAAGGCAGATCAACGCTGTGCCGAACCTATCATAATATTCTTGGCTTTCCCGACGGTGTATCCGGTGAAGAGCTGCGCTCCAAAGGCAGAATGCAGGCAGAGCGGACCGGCGTGTCATTTGAGAAAGACTATATCATTAAAGCAGGACGCCGGGGAGAACAGATACAACTGTTCGGCTCTTCCGGCTCTGAATATATGGCCAAAACAGTCTTACTGGCAACTGGACTAACGGACAGGATGCCGGCCATTCCGGGATTAAGGCCTACGTTGGGACGAACGGTATATGTGTGCCCGGATTGTGATGGATATGAAATTCAGAATCAGCGAACGATATTGCTGGGTGCAGGCGAAGCGGGTGCAAACATGGCTATGGTTTTGATTCAACGTACCAATGAGTTGTTGTACATTAACCATGAGCAGTCGCCAATCTCCGCTGAGCTTCATCGAAGCATGAAAGAGGCAGGAGTTCGTTACCTTGAGGCGGCCGTCCAAGAAGTGCAACAAATGGAGGATGGCCATATTACGGGTGTACTGACGGAAGATGGACAGATTTATGAGTCGGAACGGGGTTTTATCGCTTTTGGAGGCAATCGTGTGCATTATGAATTGGCGGAGCAGCTTGGAGCTGTTATCGCGGATAATAACCATGTGAAAGCCGACCCGCGCAGCATGCAAGCGGCACCTAATGTGTGGATTGCAGGGGATTTGGGCCTGCACGCGGAACAGGCGACCGTCGCCATGGGTGAGGGATCAATTGCTGCGATCTGGATTCATAAGGCGTTGCAGCAGATGAAAAAGGAAAACCAAAGTGAAACAAATATAGATGCCCATGGTGAACAGACCCGTTTATCGCTATAA
- a CDS encoding DMT family transporter, with translation MNGVRAPQGQATRRADLQMLLATVIWGSSYLFMKSGLESMQELNLVAFRFGIAFIAAAVLFHRRLFRMDRRTLVAGAIMGTALFAAFVLITYGVQRTTASQAGFLISLAVIFVPILTTILHRRMPDLRLTLSILVAVTGLALLTLQHELSLHMGDILCILAALMYAIYIMIAGKYTPKHDPLTLGTVQLGVAALWGLAATFMLETPRLPDTPQSWAAILGLGVLCSGMGYILQTLAQRHASPTRTSLIFSLEPLFAAAFAFTFQGESLTLQGYAGAALMLFGVLITEIRVPYPWLSRRKGAALQTELGDQGASGI, from the coding sequence ATGAACGGAGTACGTGCACCACAAGGTCAGGCAACAAGAAGAGCGGATTTGCAGATGCTGCTCGCAACGGTAATATGGGGATCATCCTATCTGTTTATGAAATCCGGACTGGAGTCCATGCAGGAACTGAATTTGGTCGCTTTCCGGTTTGGAATTGCCTTTATCGCAGCGGCTGTCCTTTTCCATCGGCGATTGTTCAGAATGGATCGAAGAACGCTTGTCGCAGGGGCAATCATGGGAACAGCGTTATTCGCGGCCTTTGTATTGATCACTTATGGAGTACAGCGCACGACGGCTTCCCAGGCGGGATTCCTAATCAGTTTGGCAGTGATCTTTGTGCCCATTCTGACGACAATTCTGCATCGGCGAATGCCAGACTTGCGGTTAACCCTAAGTATTCTCGTGGCGGTAACCGGGCTTGCATTGCTGACACTTCAACATGAGCTCAGTCTGCATATGGGGGATATCCTTTGCATTCTCGCAGCATTAATGTACGCGATCTACATTATGATTGCTGGCAAGTATACGCCGAAGCATGATCCGCTAACCCTGGGAACGGTTCAACTGGGCGTTGCAGCCCTGTGGGGGTTGGCTGCTACTTTTATGTTGGAGACACCGCGTCTGCCTGACACACCTCAATCTTGGGCAGCCATTCTGGGTCTTGGTGTACTGTGCAGCGGCATGGGGTACATTTTGCAGACTCTTGCCCAGCGGCATGCTTCACCAACAAGAACGAGTCTGATCTTTTCACTCGAACCGTTGTTTGCCGCAGCATTTGCGTTTACCTTTCAAGGGGAGTCTCTTACACTGCAAGGGTATGCGGGTGCAGCGCTGATGCTTTTTGGTGTTCTAATTACAGAGATCAGAGTTCCTTATCCATGGCTTTCGCGCAGAAAGGGAGCGGCATTACAGACCGAACTGGGAGATCAGGGAGCATCGGGCATATAA